The genomic DNA GTTTCAAGTTGAATTATGTCATTTACGTGCGGGTTTGGGAAAACTGGGGACATCCATTATTTATGCAGGAGTGCATTGCTGAAATTACGAGGCATAATTTGGGGGACACCAGACCTATTTACAAGCTTCCGGCGCTTCATGTCCTCGACTAAAGCAGCCGCTTGCCTTTCTGTTATTTGCCGCTACCCTTTGACTATGGCTGGTACTTACCTTAACCATTATGCTGGCACATTCTTTCGCGCCTTCCAGAAACTTACTACTCTCACATTGGTGGTTCTGATGGCCTCGACCGTTATGGCAGTTCCGGAACCACCCCTCCCCTCTTGCCCGGCGTCGCCCAACTGCGTCTCCAGCCAGGCAACGGACAGCCATTTCATCGCACCGCTTGCCCTCACCGGCCCGCCCGAGGCTGTCATGGCCCGGCTGAAGGAGATCCTGGGGCAACGGACCGACACCAAGATCATTGCCGCGGACAGCACAACCATTCGGGTCGAGTTCAGGACCTTCCTCGGTTTTGTCGATGACGGTCTGTTCATCCTCGATGGCCCCAACAGCCTGATACACTGGCGTTCCGCCGCCCGCACCGGTTATTGGGACCTTGGCAAAAACCGCCGCAGACTTGAGGAGATTCGTCAGCAGTTTCAGCGTTAGCACGGAATCCCGTAGACACCATACTAACTCACAAGGCGGCCAAGCGGCCGCCTTTGCTGTTTGTGCAAGATTATATTGCCAGTCACTATCACCTGTGGCACACTATCAAGTACTTAATCAAGTATCTTTAGGAGCACCTATATGAATACCATCCCCGCCCAGGAGATAAAACGCCGCGGTATTGCTGCAGTGGACGACCTGATCGCCACGGGCGACGTCCATGTCATCCGCAACAACCGGCCCGAGTACGTGGTGTTATCCGAGGCTCGCTACCAAGAGCTGGTGGCCGAGGCGGAGGAAGCGTATGTGGCCCGGGTGAAGGCGTCGCTGGAGGATGTGCAGGCCGGCCGGGTAAAGCGGGGCAGTGCCGCTGACCTGATCAAAGAGCTGGGACTGAACGACTAGGCATGTACGATCTTGTCTGGACAGCCGGTTTTACCCGCGCCGCGAAAAAGTTCG from Geoanaerobacter pelophilus includes the following:
- a CDS encoding prevent-host-death protein, with the translated sequence MNTIPAQEIKRRGIAAVDDLIATGDVHVIRNNRPEYVVLSEARYQELVAEAEEAYVARVKASLEDVQAGRVKRGSAADLIKELGLND
- a CDS encoding DUF1499 domain-containing protein, which translates into the protein MASTVMAVPEPPLPSCPASPNCVSSQATDSHFIAPLALTGPPEAVMARLKEILGQRTDTKIIAADSTTIRVEFRTFLGFVDDGLFILDGPNSLIHWRSAARTGYWDLGKNRRRLEEIRQQFQR